The genomic window GAGTCCTCTTTAAAGAAAGCTACTAAAGAAACTAAAGTACCAAAACATCTTAAACAAGAAACTTTCGATCAGCTACCAAGTACCACCGGAATCTATTATTTTAAAGATGAAAACGATGCTATTATCTACGTAGGCCGGGCTAAAGACATAAAAAAACGCGTGTTAAGTCATTTTTCGAGTAAAGCAGAAAAAGAGATTAATTTATCTAAAGAATTAACCGATGTAGATTACGAGCTTTCAGGTAGTGAAACCATTGCTTTACTTATGGAAGACGCTGCCTTAAAGGAACATCAACCAAAATACAATCAAGCACCAAAACGCGCTCCAAAAGCGTATGCTATATTCAGTTACCAAGATAGAAATGGCATATTACATTTAGCCTACAATACGCTAAAATCGACGCCAAATGCAATACAAGTATTATATAGTATTCAAGAATGTAACCATTATTTAGAGGTACTTTGTAAACAATTTAATTTGTGTCCAAAATACACGCATTTACAAGAAGGTACTATAAATTGTTCGCTCTACCCTATTCAATCTTGCAAAGGTATTTGTGATAAAAAAGAATCGATGGCCTTATATAATCTTCGTGTTAAACAAGCTATAGATTACCTTAAAAATATGTCTAAAAATGTGATTGTAAAACAAAAAGGACGATATGAAAATGAAGAAGCTTTTATTTTAATTAAAAACAGCAGCTACAAAGGTTACGGTTTTATTGATAAGTACGAGCAAATTAATACTTCGGAAGATTTAGAACCTTTTTTAATTCCCCAACAAGACAACATAGATATTAAAAGAGTTTTGAATAAAATATTGATTAGTCCTGATCAAAGTGTCTTGCAAACCCAGTAACATATTTTAATTTACATAAAACAAAAAAGCAACCTAATTAGGTTGCTTTTTTGTTTTTGCTATATAATACCGAATTTACTAACTAACGGCTTTCTTCAATTTAATAATATGTAGTTTATCTAAAACTACCATAATACAATACGTAATATCAACCTCAAACCAACGCACTCCAAAATTTGCACGTCCACTATGAGAATGATGATTGTTATGATAACCTTCGCCCATCATTAAAAAATCAAATGGTAATAAGTTTTTAGACGTATCGGCAACTTTAA from Algibacter sp. L1A34 includes these protein-coding regions:
- a CDS encoding exonuclease domain-containing protein, which gives rise to MIYTVIDVETAGPGNKLTEISIFRYEDDELIDEFTSLVDPQQLIPEYITDLTGIDDLMVAKAPTFAEIAEDILSITQNAIFIAHNVSFDYNAIQNEFAAIDIKFVRKKLCTVRLSRKLLPGHKTYSLGKLCAKLDIPIVGRHRARGDAEATVILFKILLNQPTATEVIESSLKKATKETKVPKHLKQETFDQLPSTTGIYYFKDENDAIIYVGRAKDIKKRVLSHFSSKAEKEINLSKELTDVDYELSGSETIALLMEDAALKEHQPKYNQAPKRAPKAYAIFSYQDRNGILHLAYNTLKSTPNAIQVLYSIQECNHYLEVLCKQFNLCPKYTHLQEGTINCSLYPIQSCKGICDKKESMALYNLRVKQAIDYLKNMSKNVIVKQKGRYENEEAFILIKNSSYKGYGFIDKYEQINTSEDLEPFLIPQQDNIDIKRVLNKILISPDQSVLQTQ